One region of Gorilla gorilla gorilla isolate KB3781 chromosome 13, NHGRI_mGorGor1-v2.1_pri, whole genome shotgun sequence genomic DNA includes:
- the LOC101150259 gene encoding putative spermatogenesis-associated protein 31C2, with product MENLPFPLKLLSASSLNTPSSTPWVLDIFLTLVFALGFFFLLLPYFSYLRCDKPPSPSPRKRKRHLVSQRHLVSQCPVGRRGRPRGRMKNHSLRACRECPRGLEETWDLLSQLQSLLGPHLAKGDFGQLSGPDPPGEVGKRTPDGASRSSHEPMEDAAPIVSPLASPDPRTKHPQDLASTPPPGPMTTSVSSLSASQPPEPSLLLERPSPEPPVLFPHPPHTPDPLACSPPPPKGFTAPPLRDSTLLTPSHCDSVALPLDTVPQSLSPREDLAASVPAVSGLGGSNSQVSAFSGSQETTRTWCDFNSSVQQDHLSRQRDTTMSPLLFQAQPLSHLGSESQPFISSTPQFRPTPMAQAEAQAHLQSSFPVLSPAFPSPMKNTGVACPASQNKVQALSLPGTQHPERPLLRKQLEGGLALPSRVQKSQDVFSVPTPNLPQERLTSILPENFPVSPELWRQLEQHMGQRGRIQESLDLMQLQDELPGTSQAKGKPRPWQSSTSTGESSKEAETVKFQLERDPCPHLGQILGATPQNLSRGMESFPGKVLGATSEESERNLRKPLRSDSGSDLLRRTERNHIENILKAHLGRKLGQTNEGLIPVSVRRSWLAVNQAFPVSNTHVKTSNLAAPKSRKACVNTAQVLSFLEPCTQQVLGAHIVRFWAKHRWGLPLRVLKPIQCFQLEKVSSLSLIQLAGPSSDTCESGAGSKVEVATFLGEPPMASLRKQVLTKPSVHMPERLQASSPACKQFQRAPRGIPSWNDHGSLKAPTAGQEGRWPSKPLTYSLTGSTQQSRSLGAQSSRAGETREAVPQPTVPLGTYMRANLQATSEDVHGFKAPGASKSSLLPRMSVSQDPRKLCLMEEAVSEFEPGMATKSETQPQVSASVVLLPDGQASVVPHASENLASQVPQRHLQSMPTGNMQASQELCDLMSARRSNVGHKEPRNPNCQGSCKSQSPMFPPTHKRENSRKPSLEKHEEMYQGLRTPQLTPGRKTEDTRQNEGVQLLPSKKQPPSISHFGENIKQFFQRIFSKKEGKPAPVTAESQKTAKNRSCVYGSSAEAERLTTAVGQILEEKMSLCHARHASKVNQQRQQFQAPVCGFPCNHRHPFYSEHSRMLSYAARSQQATLKNQSRPNRDRQIRDQQPLKSVRCNNEQWGLRHPQLLLPKKAVSQAVPLSTGRRHPVPPATTTTAQGTVFFRKVSNLVSHKFLFSLP from the exons ATGGAGAATCTTCCCTTTCCTCTAAAATTACTTAGTGCCTCATCACTAAACACCCCCAGCTCCACACCATGGGTGTTGGATATCTTCCTCACCTTGGTGTTTGCCCTGGGGTTCTTCTTCCTATTACTCCCCTACTTCTCTTACCTCCGTTGTGACAAGCCACCCTCACCATCGCCTAGGAAGAGAAAG CGTCATCTTGTCTCCCAGCGTCATCTTGTCTCCCAGTGTCCAGTAGGGCGGAGGGGGAGGCCCAGAGGCAGGATGAAAAACCACAGTCTGAGAG CTTGTAGAGAGTGCCCGAGAGGCCTGGAGGAGACTTGGGACCTGCTTTCACAACTGCAGAG CCTCCTGGGGCCACACCTTGCAAAAGGTGACTTTGGTCAGCTCTCTGGTCCAGACCCCCCAGGTGAGGTGGGCAAAAGAACACCTGATGGAGCCTCCCGGTCCTCTCATGAGCCTATGGAAGACGCTGCTCCCATTGTCTCCCCGTTAGCTTCCCCGGATCCTCGAACCAAGCATCCTCAGGATCTGGCCTCCaccccaccaccaggcccaatGACCACCTCAGTCTCCTCCCTAAGTGCCTCCCAGCCACCAGAACCTTCTCTTCTCCTAGAACGCCCCTCACCCGAGCCACCTGTACTTTTCCCTCACCCACCACACACCCCTGATCCTCTGGCCTGCTCTCCACCTCCTCCGAAAGGCTTCACTGCTCCTCCCCTGCGGGACTCCACTCTGTTAACACCATCTCACTGTGACTCAGTGGCACTTCCACTGGACACCGTCCCTCAAAGCTTGTCTCCACGTGAGGATTTGGCGGCTTCTGTCCCAGCCGTCTCAGGCCTTGGCGGCTCAAACAGTCAAGTTTCTGCCTTCTCCGGGTCGCAGGAGACTACCAGAACCTGGTGCGACTTCAACTCGTCAGTCCAGCAAGATCATCTTTCCCGCCAAAGGGACACTACAATGTCCCCACTGCTTTTCCAGGCCCAGCCCCTGTCCCATCTGGGGTCTGAGTCCCAACCCTTTATTTCATCCACACCCCAATTCCGGCCCACACCTATGGCTCAGGCCGAGGCTCAGGCCCATCTTCAATCCTCTTTCCCAGTCCTATCTCCTGCTTTTCCATCCCCGATGAAGAACACTGGAGTAGCTTGCCCTGCGTCGCAGAATAAAGTGCAAGCTCTCTCCCTACCTGGAACTCAGCACCCTGAAAGGCCTTTGTTGAGGAAACAACTAGAAGGTGGGTTGGCTTTACCCTCTAGGGTCCAAAAATCTCAGGACGTCTTTAGTGTCCCCACTCCTAACCTTCCCCAGGAAAGACTGACATCCATTCTGCCTGAGAACTTTCCAGTCAGTCCTGAACTCTGGAGACAACTGGAGCAACACATGGGGCAACGTGGAAGGATCCAAGAGTCTCTGGATCTGATGCAGCTTCAGGATGAATTGCCGGGGACAAGTCAGGCCAAGGGCAAACCCAGGCCCTGGCAGTCCTCCACGTCCACAGGTGAAAGCAGCAAGGAGGCAGAGACGGTGAAGTTCCAGCTAGAGAGGGACCCATGCCCACATCTGGGGCAAATTCTGGGTGCGACCCCACAAAATCTATCCAGGGGCATGGAAAGCTTCCCAGGGAAGGTTCTGGGGGCGACCTCTGAGGAGTCGGAAAGGAACCTGAGGAAGCCCTTGAGGAGTGACTCAGGAAGTGATTTATTAAGACGCACAGAGAGGAATCATATAGAAAACATCCTGAAAGCCCACCTGGGCAGAAAGTTGGGCCAGACCAACGAGGGCTTGATCCCCGTGAGTGTGCGTCGATCCTGGCTTGCTGTCAACCAGGCTTTTCCCGTATCCAACACCCACGTGAAAACCAGCAATCTAGCAGCCCCGAAAAGTAGGAAAGCCTGTGTGAACACAGCCCAGGTGCTTTCCTTCCTTGAGCCGTGTACTCAGCAGGTGCTGGGAGCCCATATTGTGAGGTTTTGGGCCAAACACAGGTGGGGTCTACCCCTCAGGGTCCTCAAGCCCATTCAGTGCTTTCAACTGGAAAAGGTTTCATCCTTGTCCCTTATACAGCTTGCTGGTCCCTCCTCAGACACCTGCGAATCTGGGGCTGGCTCAAAAGTTGAGGTGGCCACGTTCCTTGGAGAGCCACCAATGGCAAGTCTGAGAAAGCAGGTGCTGACCAAACCATCTGTTCACATGCCAGAGAGGCTTCAGGCCTCCTCACCTGCATGTAAGCAGTTCCAGAGGGCCCCGCGAGGGATCCCATCTTGGAATGATCATGGGTCCTTGAAGGCTCCTACAGCTGGACAGGAGGGCAGGTGGCCATCTAAGCCCCTCACATACAGCCTCACAGGCAGCACCCAGCAGAGCAGGAGCTTAGGAGCCCAATCTTCAAGGGCTGGAGAGACCAGGGAGGCAGTGCCACAACCCACAGTCCCCTTGGGAACCTATATGAGAGCAAACCTCCAAGCCACAAGTGAGGATGTGCATGGTTTCAAGGCTCCAGGCGCCAGCAAAAGCTCTCTACTCCCTAGAATGTCTGTCTCTCAAGACCCAAGAAAGCTGTGTCTCATGGAGGAGGCTGTTAGTGAATTTGAGCCTGGAATGGCCACGAAGTCAGAGACCCAGCCTCAAGTTTCTGCCTCTGTTGTGCTCCTTCCAGATGGGCAAGCATCTGTTGTGCCCCATGCTTCAGAGAATTTGGCTTCTCAAGTGCCCCAGCGCCATCTCCAGAGCATGCCTACTGGGAACATGCAGGCTTCCCAGGAGCTATGTGACCTCATGTCAGCCAGAAGGAGTAACGTGGGGCACAAGGAGCCCAGGAACCCAAACTGTCAAGGCTCATGCAAGAGCCAAAGCCCAATGTTTCCCCCTACTCACAAGAGGGAGAACTCTAGGAAGCCCAGTttagaaaaacatgaagaaatgtaTCAAGGATTGAGGACTCCTCAACTTACCCCAGGCAGGAAAACAGAAGACACCCGTCAGAATGAAGGCGTCCAGCTACTGCCATCAAAGAAACAGCCTCCTTCAATAAGCCACTTTGGAGAAAACATCAAGCAATTTTTTCAGAGgattttttcaaagaaagaagggaagccaGCACCAGTCACTGCTGAGAgccaaaaaacagcaaaaaacagATCATGCGTGTACGGCAGCAGTGCTGAAGCTGAGAGGCTCACGACAGCAGTTGGACAGATACTGGAGGAAAAAATGTCACTTTGCCATGCGCGCCATGCCTCGAAGGTAAATCAGCAAAGACAGCAGTTTCAAGCCCCAGTCTGTGGGTTTCCCTGCAACCACAGACACCCGTTCTACTCAGAACACAGCAGAATGCTGAGCTATGCAGCCAGGAGTCAACAAGCCACTCTCAAGAACCAGAGTCGTCCCAACAGAGACAGACAAATCAGAGATCAGCAGCCCTTGAAAAGTGTCCGGTGCAACAATGAGCAATGGGGCCTGCGACATCCCCAACTCTTGCTCCCCAAGAAAGCTGTATCCCAGGCAGTCCCCCTCAGCACCGGCCGAAGACACCCGGTGCCtccagccaccaccaccactgcgcAAGGCACTGTCTTTTTCAGGAAGGTATCTAATTTGGTCAGTCACAAATTCCTTTTTAGCCTTCCCTAG